AACATGCGAGGAGACGGCACGCAGATGAACGCTTCCTTGAGACGGTTCGACGTGTTGGTGGCCAGAAATTCTTCAGATAATCGCAAACCCAGTTTCAATACTAGACTTGTCCGCGGGGgatctggtctcagacgatcccgcgtGGTGAAGAAGCCGAGTATATAAACTCATGCAATAAAATAGAAACGTCCTCTCTGTCTCGATCTCCTCCGAAGTTGGTCCTCTTCGCTTTGTTCGGCGGCGAAGCATTTCGTGTGTCCGAACGTCACCGACCTTCTTATGACGCAATACGTGATTCCACTTTCATTTTCCATATtgggtgttttttgtttgtcttcttCACATCACTCTGTTCCACAGTTTTCCATCAATTGACATGTTTGTGGTATTTTAACTCTCTTATTCCCCCAATGTCCTTGGTCGGTAATTGTTTTCTTGTAGTGCTTATGCAACGGTATGTCTTAATTTAcggtattttgtattgttttacaatatattattgattgattgtcgtttttgacggtggtttatggatatataaacgacaccgttgtaatCAGTTTTCGTTCCtcgtcctgcgcctgacttctcctCGGCCAGTACGCATTCTCACTACACTCTTCAACTGCAAATTTATTAACAAACTTAATTAATTAACTTAAcaaaaattcaacaactgagacatataaCTAAACAagtttccacagacatgtgactaacagagaATATAATAATTTGTGTCCCTGAACAcagcaggggggggggtcaataatCAAAAGTACAGTCAGTGTATCAGGTGTGGCGCCACCAGGCTGCATTAAAGTACTGCAAGTGCATCTCCTCCATCATTGACTACGAGCCCCAGAAATTTGCACATTCAGTTCATTAACTGCCTGAGATAGTGTTACCTACCAGTCTCTATTGCCACCAAGGCACTGCTAAGTTTCCCGgaatttctgggggaatggcccttagCTTTCCACCCTCCTGATCCAGAGAGGTCCCCAGGCGTGGCTCTAGATGGagatgagatccgggctctttcgCAGGGCCATGGGCGATACTTACTGATCTATATTCCTGTCTTGCGGAGGAATCACGCATAAGAACGAGGCAGTGAGTGGCTGGGTGGCGATTGTGGATGCTGGAGTGGTTATGTCAGGATGGAGCCTGCAACAGGAAGGGTAcctccacatgagggaggattggTAGTCTTTCCCTGATTGTAACGCGCCAGCGCGTTACTGTGGCCTTGCAAtgttgacaacaagctcagtctcgATGATATGCTTGTTAACACCGTACTCAGGACATGACGCGTTACCATCCgacacctccaaatcgattcctTTGCTCCAGAGTAGCAGGCCTTCCTGGTGTTTATAACGACCACTGTACCTGTTCGACATAAACCGTGAATCACGAAACCTATTTCCTCTTCGCGCTGGTGAGACAATACCGCGACTCCGGTCTTGAGTGAGAGGCAGGCTTTTGCCAGTCCGTCTGGTGTAACGGACATGTGAGAATGGCTAGCTAGGTTAGCGGGGTTACGCGCTGACCTAGCGTGTTCAGAtccagttacgtcacttgctctgaaacctaggaTAGTAGTGTTTGCCTCCTTGGCTCTGCAAGAGGGACGTggccttttgtggagcgatgggtatgCGATTTGCCTTAGTTGGTTTTTGGCGaccgtttgtatgcatgtgtgcagGAGGGTCCGCTGGTATCGGCGCCCGAggtcgggcgaggggacgtactaaagttatacatCGTACATTATGTGCTCCGCGAtggatgggtttgtgcccatagccgTCATTGTTAGCCATATGATCAGATTCTGCGTGGAAGACCTGCTTCTGCGCCTACAAGCCATTAGCTCCAGCCGAGGTCTATCAGCCTAATTgcgggacagtctgagcactgatatgGATTGGGAATTTGCGTTCCGTGGTGTAACTGGAGTTGTTGGCATCTCATACGCTGtctccgcaggtgtgatgtttctgatgtaccgatcctgtgcaggtggtgTGTACACGGGTCTGCCCTGATCAGCTGGTCCGTCTTGTCTCCTGTAGCGCGTCCTTAAGGAGTCTTACAGTTATGGTACATGCGAatttcctcatgcctccttgcagcattcctAAGGCAGCATTCACAGAGATGAGCTGGACCCTGGGGCATCTttcttggtgtttttcagagtcccgTTTAGAAAAGAAGGGCCTCTTTTTTTAgttgtcctacgttttcataactgtgaccttaattgctaccgtctgtaagctgttagtgtcttaatgaccgttccacaggtgccatgttcattaattgttcatggttcaatgaacaagcatgggaaacagtgtttaaaccctttacaatgaagatctgtgcagttatttggatttttatgaattatctttgaaagacagggtcctgaaaaagggacgtttctttttttgctgagtttaggtcctggactggcatggCTACGCGTAGTCTgcgttgtgaggtcggttggatgtactgtcaaaatgacgttggaggtggcttatggtagagaagttaacattcaattctctggcaacagctcgggTGGACAATcttgaagtcagcatgccaattgcactttcKctcaaaacttgaaacatctgtggcattgtgttgtgagacagaactgaacattttagagtggctttcattggtcccagcacaaggtgtaccggtgtaataatcatgcagtttaatcagcttcttgatatgccatacctgtcaggtggatggattatcgtggcaaaggagaaatactcactaacagggatgtaagaaYATTTGTGCACagcatttcagagaaataagcttcttgtgtATATAGGACATGTCWaggatcttttattttaggcTCATGAAACTTGATCAGaacattgatttaaaaaatgcttMAGTGGATGTGCTTACCTTTCCTCTCCCCAGCCAGCTTGTTCATGAGGTAGGACTTGCCGGTGCGGTACAGCCCGACCACCGACACCACTACCACATGCTGGTCAATCTTGTCCAGGATGTCCAGTGCACTGCGGACAACACGCAGCTTCCCATCACTGTCGTTCTCTATCAGACATACTGGTTCTTTCATGGATACTGTCTGGCCTGACATGATGCTGACCTATAGAAACGAAGGCAAGGACACGCATAATAACTTTTTATTGAGtaggacactgtgtgtgtgtgtgtgtgtgtgtacagtaccagtcaaaagttaggacacccccacatcattcaagggtttttctttatttttcctatttctacattgtagaataatagtgaagacatcaacactttgaaataacacacatggaatcatatagtaaccaaaaaagtgttaaacaataaaaatatatatatatatttgatattcttcaaagtagccacactgccttgatgacagctttgcacactcttggcattgtctcaaccagcttcaactgaaatcattttccaacagtcttgaagaagttcctacatatgctgagcccttgttggctgcttttccttcactctgcggtccaactcatcccaaaccatctcaattgggttgacgtcgggtgattgttgaggcgtcatctgatgcagcactcgatcaccctccttcttggtcaaatagcccttacatggTGAGGAggtgaacattcaattctcaacATCCACTAAAGCATTGGGGtcgtaaccaaaaggtcgctggaccgagctgacaaggtaaaaatctgtcgttctgcccctgaacaaggcagttaacccactgttccccggtaggccatcattgtaaataagaacgtgttcttaactgacttcctagttaaataaaggttacatttaaaaatatatatattttaaaaatacagTCTGaaggtgtgatgggtcattgtcctgttggaaaacaaatgatatatagtcccactaagcgcaaagcagatgggatggtgtatcgctgcagaatgctgtggtagccatgctggttattgtgccttgaattctaaataaatcactgaccgtgttaccagcaaagcaccccccacaccatcacacctcctcctccatgttcacggtgggaactacacatgcagagattgtCTGTTcactactctgcgtttcacaaagacacggcggttggaacaaaaaagctcacatttggactcatcagacaaatgacagatttccaccagtctaatgtccattgcttgtgtttcttggctcaagcaagtctcttcttattattggtgtcctttagtagtgttttttttgcagcaattcgaccatgaagccctgattcacgcacgtctctctgaacagttgatgttgagatgtgtctgtcacttgacctctgtgaaacatttatttaggCTCTTTttttaactccaatgaacttatcctctgcagcaggggtaactcttggtcttcctttcctgtggcggtgctcatgagagccagtttcatcatagcgcttgatggttttaagactgcacttgaagaaaatttcaaagttcttgaaattttccgtactgactgacctttatgtcttaagtaatgatggactgtcgtttctctttgcttatttgagctgttcttgccataatatggactttgtcttttaccaatagTACCAaatgctatcttctgtataacacccctaccttgtcacaacacaactgattggctcaaatgcatttcgaaggaaagaatttccacaaatgaactttaacaagcacacctgttaaaacttcttgtcaataggggggcgccatttcgactttgtaaaaattcgttcccaaattaaactgcctcgtactcaattttctgctcgtacaatatgcatattattattactattggatagaaaacactctctagttttctaaaccgtttgaattatatctgtgagaaaACAGaatcaagttgcagctaacttcctgtcaggaagtggagAAATCTGAAACCTGTTCCGaggtcagtttattaaattgcatgtgacttatgagtcgacatgcactgcatacgatttcccctagatgtcagtaagcagtgagaatgtgaatggtgttgctaggcagatctgaggccatataaaggctcatggaaccgggggtgcactcttttcaacgttcgtcatggcgcaaaggaggacctcaggatggcattctgaaaagctctcgttataggccttagatagatccggctctgattttattcgatataggtgttaaagacatcataatgtagattatttaaaccgagttatatcagtttatatcagtatattgcgattttcggatatttctttgtgctgcgttatgaagagttgggcacgtctgggccacatagctaatgtttgctgctaattagtAAGTTGAAGaagacaatctacaaccgagcaacgatgattcggacaaaggaccacttgcacaagattctgatggaagctcatcaaaaagtaagaactatttatgatgttaattcgttgttctgttgaaaaatgtaaaactactattccgcccattaatttcggtgcggtctcgctttaacgcacgctgtatgtcgtagtaacgttaattttaaaaatctaacacagcggttgcattaagaactaatgtatctttcatttgctgtccaacctgtattttttagtcaagtttatgattagttattgattagattaggtgcctctcccaagatttctcccgacattttgtggCAGcctgctactattctcattgtataaccacgattttgccgctaaatatgcacattttcgaacaaacaatatatgtattgtgtaatatgatgttataggactgtcatctgaagagagttgaaaggttagtgaaaaaatttattaTTTGCTGattttattcgttatcgctactgttggcttgaatcaatgctgttgttggttggctattgtagtaagctatataatgctaaattgtgttttcgctgtaaaacacttaaagaatctgaaatattggctggattcacagatctttgtctttcatttgctgtacgctgtgtatttttataaatgttttatgatgagtatttaggtaattcacgttgctctctgtagttattcagTTGCTTTTTTGAgattgtgatggtggctgcaatgtaaactatgattatacctgaaatatgcacatttttcgaacaaaacatatgctatacaataaatatgtttatcagactgtcatctgatgaagttgttcttggttagtgactatttatgtctttattttgtcgaatttgtgatagctacctatgcaggaaaaaatggtgggaaaaaaaagttgtcttttgctatggtggttagctaatagaaatacatattgtgtcttccctgtaaaacatttttaaaatcagaaatgatggctggattcacaagatgtgtatctttcatttggtgtcttggacttgtgatttcatgaacattttattatatgatatccctgtgggctttaggctaggctatgctagtcagcttttttgatggggggatccggatccgggtttgtgactcgttaggttattaattgaaatgcattccaggtgactacctcgtgaagctggttgagagaatgccaagagtgtgcaagctgtcgtcaaggcaaagggtggctactttgaagaatctcaaatataaaatattttgatttgtttaacactttttggttactacatgattccatatgtgttattttatagttttgatgtcttcactattattctaccatgtagaaaatagtcaaattaaagaaaaaccttggaatgagtaggtgtgtcgaaacttttaactggtactgtatgtgtgtcataAAAATAATAACAGCAGACAACAGGAAAAATACGTTCAAATTCAAAGACAGGAGAGGAGTCTTCCACTCTCTGATTCGTAGAGGCTACTCCATGAATAGACTCCATGAATAGTTATGAATGTGCTTGCATGTACAGGCGTGGTTATCCAATCGATTAATTGACCGCAAATGTTtattgtaaaaaattaaaaaaaatcaccaGCCAACATTATACCAGTCATTTTGCAAATCAATAGCTATATATCATATAGTAAAAAAGCCCACATTTAGAAGTGAAAGAGAGTTTAGGCTTACCTCGGCAACACTGTACCGTACAGTGAGGTTGTTGTTCAGTCTGTCGTCCGCGTTTGCACGGCAAAAGAGATCGGTTGTGATATTGAAACTGAAAGTGTTTCTCTTACGTTAACAATTAAGCTTCCGGGAAAGCACGACGTTTCCCCCCCGAAAAATTCTCTGCTGCAGTGAAACATGACCTGACATATACCGCGTTCATGTGCTGGTAGGTACTAGGAACTCAGAAAAGTTCGACTTGCTAACGGTTTGAACGCGATATGTTAATAGCRAACACGTagaactacaaccagttagcaagtcgacCATACCCGAGTTTCCTTGTTCCAACTTGCACTAGAACGAATCACTATTCCTATCTAGAACAAGACAGATCATTGGCTCAATAACGccattaaaacaaaaacaaacatttttcaaaGTCGGATGCGTCAGTTCCATATCTTATTTAACTGGTGAAAATAAGAGACATATAGTCTAGAGACAACTTTCACTTTCTGTATCTGCAGACAAATAGGTACCACTAGTTACTACAGCCACAACGTCTTAGACCTCGCCTATTTCCCTTctcaaaatgtgattttaaacctaaatttaaccacactgctaacattatgTCTATCCCtaatcttaaattaagaccaaaaagcattttttttctccattcatttgtatgatCACAGACAATTttcactttgtggctgtggtaactagttgaAACCCCCTTGAAATAGGTACTCGAGATTGCGACATCCTCTGCAATTTTACAGTTGGTTTGGAGCAGGCTTTTGGAGAGGTCGTTTATGTGAGTAGGCTACTATCAACTAATGCTTTTCCATAGCAGGAAAACAGTTACATGTTTGAAGACAAATTTCGTAATGAAATTGAAGCTAACATTGGACAATATTTTAACTTCACTTTTAATTTTGTATGCGTATGGCTCAGCTGTTTAATTATGCATATCttaataatattttttacatAACCTTCGCAGTAGTCCTAATCTATATAATATTCACATAATTCACCTGAACTATATTTAATTCATAATTGTATTAAAGATTGAATATTTCTGGGAGCTGRAGGCTAATCATCCTGTGAAGSRACTTGACCATGGATTCCCCAATGTGRCTGGTCGAAAACGCCGARGGSGAGCTTCATGTAGTRCCTGGTGCRATCAAGTACCRGATGGGACTGAACCAGAAAGTCGTAGTGGTGTCGGTGGTCGGGCTGTACCGCACCGGCAAGTCTTACCTCATGAACAAGCTGGCTGGAAAGAGAAAAGGTGAGACAGAGACTGACTGATGCTGAGAGACATATCTGAATAATCTATGCCTCAATAGACAATTCCCATTTTTTTTGCATCTGTACATTTCTTTCAGAAGAAAAAGTCTATTAAATTTTTTCGTCTTAAAACGGTCTTTGAAATATTGATTTAGGTTTTGCCCTGGGAGCCACCATCCAATCCAAAACTAAGGGCATCTGGATGTGGTGTGTGCCTCACCCTGAAAAAAGAGACCACACCCTGGTACTGCTGGATACAGAGGGGCTGGGGGATGTGGAGAAGGTGAGAGGTCAAAGTTCAGTCTCTTTACAATTCACATTAGTAATCCAGCACAGTGAACAAGTatctaaacacacatacactacatgaccaaaagtatgtggacacctgctcgtctaacatctcattccaaaatcatgggcaaactgggacttccccaaactgttaccacaaagttggaagcacagaattgtttagaatgtcattgtatgctgtagcgttaagatttcccttaactggaattaaggggcctagcccaaacgaTAAAatacagcaccagaccattattcctcctccaccaaactttacagttggcacaatgcattcgggcaggtagcgttctcctggcatccaccaaacccagattcgtccgtcggactgccagatggtgaaacgtgactcatcactccagagaatgtgtttccaatgCTGCAGAGTCCAATGGTAGCAATGGCAGcaaaccactccagccgacacttggcattgcatatggtgatcttaggcttttgtgctactgcttggccatggaaacccatttcatgaagctcccaatgaacagtacttgtgctgacgttgcttccagaggcagtttggaactcggtagtgagtgttgcaaccgaggacagacgattttatgCGCTACGAGCTTCAGccctcagcggtcccgttctgtgagcttgtgtggcctaccacttcacggctgagccgttgtgtTGTTGCTTCTAAACAtttcctcttcacaataacagcactaacagttCACCGGAGCAgccctagcagggcagaaatttgacgaactgacttgtttgaaaggtggcatcctatgatggtgccacgttgaaagtcactgagccaaTCTCCTGCCAATGTttccctatggagattgcatggcttggtaatcgattttatacacctgtcagcaacaggtttgactgaaatagccgaacccactaatttgaaggggtgtccatatacttttgtatatatagtgtatttgaaattatttcatttcatttagcCGTATCACCAATAAGCATGTTGCTGTTGTCATACTTGTTTCAGGGAGATTCTAAGAATGATGCCTGGATCTTCTCCTTGGCCATTCTGTTAAGCAGTACTCTGGTCTACAACAGTCGAGGGACCATCGACAATCAAGCCGTGGAGAACCTCCAGTATCCTTTAAACCAATATCTATTTCCCCATGGCAAACCTCCCCTGTTTCCTCTCCTGTTGACTTTAACAGGACAGGGGATATTTCCCCCAACCGGGCCATTTCTTGGAACTCCCTCTCATATTGAAAGTGAAAGTGCTGTATGTTTGTATATCTATTGGATGCTGAGCAAAATGTCCTTATAGACTTGCAGCAATATATTGTGTTACTGACAGCATTAATTATGTGTTTGCAGAATGTTCAATACACTGTACTTTGTTATATCCATTCCCTTAGGGGTTACTCAGTGCATGTGGACACAGTCCATTCAAAATTAAACTGAAATGACTCGTATGCTATAACTGTTGTATTGCAAGTCCTTGTACAACCGTAGCAGGCACATGTCAATGCAGACGCACAGTATTTTTTTGAACTTTGGTAGCTTTTATCAGTCAATCCTCAACCGGCCCTATAGATATGTGAGTGAGCTGACAGAGCGGATCAAGGTGAATTCTTCCAGTGCAGCTTCATCCTCTCACGATGACGAGGAAGGAGGGGACGCCCAGTTTGTGCAGTTCTTTCCGAATTTTGTGTGGGCCATCAGAGATTTCACTCTACTACTCGAGATCGACGGCAGAAACGTCACCGaagatgagtatctggagcattccCTGGAGCTCAGAAAAGGTgacattagcattagccaccaCCCCAATGATCAACTGTGCACAATGTCTCTASATAGAATTGTGCACCATTAWCAATTATACAGTTGGAATAATCATTATCTCACAGAGAACATAGGGGTTGTGAAACAAGATGATTGATTTTGGCTCTGCCTGTCAAAATGACCTATTATAAAATCATTCCTATGAAAATGTAATGTAGGATTACACTCATAATCAAACAGACACATAAACCAAATGATTTTATCCAGTTTGTTTATTGYTCATAAAGTCTTCTGCCTCATGTTAATGTAAGCATATCTCTGTATATGCTTGTCTGTTAATGATTGTGTTTTTTGGTGAACTAAGGGCCGGTACCCCAGACACAGATTAGGCCTCTAGACGAGATTCTCCACTGAACACACTTTGTGTCCAGGACAAGgactaatctgtgtctgggaaaccagccctaaaaATAGAGTAATGTCAACTGTAATGGTGAATGCTGACTATCATTCAGGTGGGGGTAAAAAGAATCTGATGTACAACCTCCCACGAGAGTGCATCAGGAACTACTTCCCCTCGCGCAAGTGCTTTGTATTCCCCACCCCTACAACTCCTGCCAACATGCCCCACCTGGATTCCATGGARGAGGCTGGCCTGTGTGGAAGCTTCCGAAAGGTTGCAGACACTTTCTGCTGCTTTATTTTCCAGGAGAGCCGTACAAAAACTGTCAAAGGGGGCCACAAKGTWACCGGGAGAAGTAYGTCAAATATCAGCAGATTTTGRACAGATGCATTGAATGTATCCTATGTTATTGTACCACCAAATGTATACACTTATATTTTTCTTCCCGRCTCTATCTGATTGCAGTGCTCGGCCACTTGGTTAACACCTATGTGGAGACCATAGCCAAAGGCTCTGTGCCCTGTCTGGAGAATGCGGTGCTGGCCATGGCTCAAATTGAGAACCAGGCTGCTGTGGATGAGGGCCAGGTAGTATACCAGAGGGGCATGGAGGAGGTGAAGGCCTTATTCCCTGTGGACATGGGTCAGATTTCAGCTCATCACCTCCGCTCAGACCACCAGGCCACGCAGGCTTTCATGAAACGATCCTTCAAAGARYAAAATGGGGATTTCTTGAAAGC
This window of the Salvelinus sp. IW2-2015 unplaced genomic scaffold, ASM291031v2 Un_scaffold370, whole genome shotgun sequence genome carries:
- the LOC112068305 gene encoding guanylate-binding protein 1 isoform X1 — encoded protein: MDSPMXLVENAEGELHVVPGAIKYXMGLNQKVVVVSVVGLYRTGKSYLMNKLAGKRKGFALGATIQSKTKGIWMWCVPHPEKRDHTLVLLDTEGLGDVEKGDSKNDAWIFSLAILLSSTLVYNSRGTIDNQAVENLQYVSELTERIKVNSSSAASSSHDDEEGGDAQFVQFFPNFVWAIRDFTLLLEIDGRNVTEDEYLEHSLELRKGGGKKNLMYNLPRECIRNYFPSRKCFVFPTPTTPANMPHLDSMEEAGLCGSFRKVADTFCCFIFQESRTKTVKGGHXVTGRMLGHLVNTYVETIAKGSVPCLENAVLAMAQIENQAAVDEGQVVYQRGMEEVKALFPVDMGQISAHHLRSDHQATQAFMKRSFKEXNGDFLKALAVAIAKHYAXLLXQNEDASEKKCAALLEKLSAPMAQKIKEGIYTTPGGYELYCNHHDNMVAQYRAEPDKGVGAEEILEQFLREKSLEKNSILQADKKLTENEKKIYEEKERSAVLEQEKKAAEEKRLEMERTMEDDRRSKDEKLKQMEEKMKXEMKQQERDFHRALECNLQEQKDLLEKGHKEKADLMRQEIEEFKKSNTPEKEGGGFLESTVMPVLRFGLDAANTVFQYKLMRGAFMK
- the LOC139023908 gene encoding guanylate-binding protein 4-like — translated: MSGQTVSMKEPVCLIENDSDGKLRVVRSALDILDKIDQHVVVVSVVGLYRTGKSYLMNKLAGERKVFALEPPSSPKTKGIWMWVCLTLKRDHTAG
- the LOC112068305 gene encoding guanylate-binding protein 1 isoform X2 — its product is MDSPMXLVENAEGELHVVPGAIKYXMGLNQKVVVVSVVGLYRTGKSYLMNKLAGKRKGFALGATIQSKTKGIWMWCVPHPEKRDHTLVLLDTEGLGDVEKGDSKNDAWIFSLAILLSSTLVYNSRGTIDNQAVENLQYVSELTERIKVNSSSAASSSHDDEEGGDAQFVQFFPNFVWAIRDFTLLLEIDGRNVTEDEYLEHSLELRKVLGHLVNTYVETIAKGSVPCLENAVLAMAQIENQAAVDEGQVVYQRGMEEVKALFPVDMGQISAHHLRSDHQATQAFMKRSFKEXNGDFLKALAVAIAKHYAXLLXQNEDASEKKCAALLEKLSAPMAQKIKEGIYTTPGGYELYCNHHDNMVAQYRAEPDKGVGAEEILEQFLREKSLEKNSILQADKKLTENEKKIYEEKERSAVLEQEKKAAEEKRLEMERTMEDDRRSKDEKLKQMEEKMKXEMKQQERDFHRALECNLQEQKDLLEKGHKEKADLMRQEIEEFKKSNTPEKEGGGFLESTVMPVLRFGLDAANTVFQYKLMRGAFMK